In the genome of Streptococcus oralis, one region contains:
- a CDS encoding DUF960 domain-containing protein: protein MAFTNTQRRSASFGVVTSLPDDVIDSLWYIIDHFLKNVFELEEELEFQLLNNEGTITFHFSSQHLPTSIDFDFNHPFDPLYPPRVLVLDMDGKETILLPEENDLF, encoded by the coding sequence ATGGCTTTTACAAATACTCAGAGACGTTCGGCCAGTTTTGGCGTTGTGACCAGCTTGCCTGACGATGTTATCGACTCTTTGTGGTATATTATCGATCATTTTTTGAAAAACGTCTTTGAATTAGAAGAGGAACTTGAATTTCAACTGCTAAATAACGAGGGAACCATCACCTTCCATTTCTCTAGTCAGCACCTGCCGACTAGTATCGACTTTGATTTTAATCATCCCTTCGACCCTCTTTACCCTCCTCGGGTTCTTGTTTTAGACATGGACGGGAAAGAAACCATCCTCCTTCCTGAAGAAAATGACCTATTTTAA
- the folK gene encoding 2-amino-4-hydroxy-6-hydroxymethyldihydropteridine diphosphokinase yields MDQLQIKDLEIFAYHGLFPSEKELGQKFVISASLSYDMTKAATDLDLAASIHYGELCQQWTAWFQETTEDLIETVAYKLVERTFETYPLVQEIELELKKPWAPVHLPLDTCSVTIRRRKQRAFIALGSNMGDKQANLEQAIDKLRVRGIHILKESSVLTTEPWGGVEQDSFANQVIEVETWLPAPVLLETLLSIESEMGRVREVHWGPRLIDLDLLFVEDQVIYTDDLILPHPYIAERLFVLESLQEIAPHFIHPMLKQPIRHLYQELNK; encoded by the coding sequence ATGGATCAACTGCAGATTAAAGATTTGGAAATTTTTGCCTATCATGGTCTCTTTCCTAGTGAGAAAGAATTGGGGCAAAAGTTTGTTATTTCCGCAAGCTTATCCTATGATATGACCAAGGCGGCGACAGACTTGGATTTGGCGGCTTCTATCCATTACGGCGAACTTTGTCAGCAGTGGACAGCTTGGTTTCAGGAAACCACTGAGGACTTGATTGAAACGGTAGCTTACAAACTAGTTGAACGTACCTTTGAGACTTATCCTCTTGTCCAAGAGATTGAGTTGGAACTAAAAAAACCTTGGGCTCCAGTGCATTTACCGCTAGATACCTGCTCAGTGACCATCCGCCGTCGCAAGCAACGAGCTTTTATCGCTCTAGGAAGCAATATGGGGGACAAGCAAGCAAACTTGGAACAAGCCATTGACAAACTGCGAGTTCGAGGTATCCATATTCTCAAAGAATCCAGTGTCTTGACGACGGAACCTTGGGGTGGTGTGGAGCAGGATAGTTTTGCTAATCAGGTGATTGAAGTGGAAACATGGCTACCAGCACCAGTCTTGTTAGAGACCTTGTTAAGTATTGAGTCAGAAATGGGACGGGTTCGAGAGGTGCATTGGGGGCCTCGTTTGATTGATTTGGACCTACTCTTTGTGGAGGACCAGGTCATTTATACAGACGACCTCATCTTACCTCATCCTTATATAGCAGAACGCCTCTTTGTCCTTGAGTCTCTGCAAGAAATAGCTCCTCATTTTATTCATCCAATGCTAAAGCAACCAATTCGCCACTTGTATCAAGAATTGAACAAATAG
- the folE gene encoding GTP cyclohydrolase I FolE codes for MDTQKIETAVKMIIEAVGEDANREGLQETPARVARMYQEIFSGLGQTAEEHLSKSFEIIDDNMVVEKDIFFHTMCEHHFLPFYGRAHIAYVPDGRVAGLSKLARTVEVYSKKPQIQERLNIEVADALMDYLGAKGAFVVIEAEHMCMSMRGVRKPGTATLTTVARGLFETDKDLRDQAYRLMGL; via the coding sequence ATGGATACACAAAAGATTGAAACGGCTGTAAAAATGATTATTGAGGCTGTCGGTGAGGACGCTAACCGCGAGGGCTTGCAGGAAACACCTGCTCGTGTAGCCCGTATGTACCAAGAGATTTTTTCAGGTCTTGGTCAAACTGCTGAGGAACACCTGTCAAAATCTTTTGAGATTATTGATGACAATATGGTAGTGGAGAAGGATATCTTTTTCCATACCATGTGTGAACACCACTTCTTGCCCTTTTATGGGAGAGCGCACATTGCCTATGTTCCAGACGGTCGTGTGGCAGGCTTGTCCAAGCTAGCCCGTACGGTTGAAGTTTATTCTAAAAAACCACAGATTCAAGAACGGTTGAATATCGAAGTGGCCGATGCCTTGATGGACTACTTGGGGGCTAAGGGAGCCTTTGTTGTCATTGAGGCTGAGCATATGTGTATGAGCATGCGTGGTGTTCGAAAACCAGGTACTGCAACCTTGACGACAGTAGCTCGAGGTCTATTTGAGACCGATAAGGATCTCCGAGATCAGGCTTATCGTCTAATGGGACTATAA
- a CDS encoding bifunctional folylpolyglutamate synthase/dihydrofolate synthase: MKEIENNQWIAHYRTDQPHFGLERMVELLALRGNPHLKLKVIHIGGTNGKGSTIAFLKNMLEKMGLKVGVFSSPYLIHYTDQISINGKSIPEARLEAIMADYEFLLEGEKVADLQGTTEFEIITAIAYDYFATEKVDVAIMEVGMGGLLDSTNVCQPILTGITTIGLDHVALLGDTLEAIAEQKAGIVKQGIPLVTGGIAPEALAVIDHMAEAKHAPRLAYGKDYQVRHQESVVAGEIFDYTSSVRQGRFQTGLLGLHQIENAGMAIALLDTFCQEDGQELASNDLVAQALKETRWPGRLEVVSSEPLMILDGAHNPHAIKALLNTLQERFADYHKEILFTCIKTKALEDMLDLLESVPNSQLTLTCFDDSRATDENVLKETAKSRNLNYQSWQEFLEQKMTEDEEKKTVRLVTGSLYFLSQVRAYLMERKNENGYTKD, from the coding sequence ATGAAAGAAATTGAAAACAATCAGTGGATTGCCCACTATCGGACGGACCAACCGCATTTTGGCTTGGAACGAATGGTGGAACTATTAGCTTTGCGAGGCAATCCCCATCTCAAACTCAAGGTTATCCATATCGGCGGAACAAATGGTAAAGGTTCGACCATTGCTTTTTTGAAAAATATGTTGGAAAAGATGGGGTTGAAAGTTGGAGTTTTTAGCTCGCCTTATCTCATTCATTACACAGACCAGATTAGCATCAACGGGAAATCCATCCCAGAAGCTAGACTAGAAGCTATAATGGCGGACTATGAGTTTTTGCTTGAGGGGGAGAAGGTCGCTGATTTACAAGGAACGACCGAGTTTGAGATTATCACAGCCATAGCCTATGATTATTTTGCCACTGAAAAAGTTGATGTGGCTATCATGGAAGTCGGCATGGGTGGACTCTTGGATAGTACTAATGTCTGTCAGCCGATTCTAACAGGAATTACGACCATTGGACTGGATCATGTGGCCCTACTTGGTGACACCTTGGAAGCCATAGCAGAGCAGAAAGCTGGTATTGTCAAACAAGGGATTCCTTTGGTGACAGGAGGCATTGCTCCAGAAGCCTTGGCTGTTATCGACCATATGGCAGAAGCTAAACATGCACCGAGACTTGCCTATGGAAAAGATTATCAGGTTCGTCATCAAGAAAGCGTGGTAGCGGGTGAAATCTTTGATTATACCAGTTCTGTCAGACAAGGTCGCTTCCAGACAGGTCTGCTGGGCTTGCATCAGATCGAGAATGCGGGGATGGCCATAGCTTTACTTGATACTTTTTGTCAAGAAGATGGTCAAGAGCTAGCAAGCAATGACTTGGTTGCCCAAGCCTTGAAAGAAACAAGGTGGCCAGGGCGTTTGGAGGTCGTGTCTAGTGAACCTCTAATGATTTTAGATGGGGCTCATAATCCGCATGCTATCAAGGCTTTGTTGAATACTTTGCAAGAACGCTTTGCTGACTATCATAAAGAAATTCTCTTTACTTGTATCAAAACCAAGGCCTTGGAGGATATGTTGGATTTGCTAGAGTCGGTGCCAAATAGTCAACTGACTCTGACTTGTTTTGACGATAGTCGGGCGACAGATGAGAACGTGCTGAAAGAGACAGCTAAGTCTAGAAATCTCAATTACCAAAGTTGGCAGGAATTTTTAGAACAAAAAATGACAGAAGATGAAGAGAAAAAAACAGTTAGGCTTGTCACGGGTTCCTTGTATTTCTTGAGCCAAGTGAGAGCCTATCTGATGGAGAGGAAGAACGAGAATGGATACACAAAAGATTGA